The Polyangia bacterium DNA segment GCGGCCGCGGGTTAACGCCATAACGTTAGACGCACTCGCAATGAGGTCACAGGACATCGAAAGGCTGGGGGACCCGGATCTTCGTGTGGGCGGTCTGTCGCTGTGGGTCCATGGTCGCGCCTACGAGACCGCGACCGACTATTGGGACGGCAATTGGTTGAGACTTACAGCGTTCTGTCGGTACCCGGGAGCGTGGACGAGCGCGGAGGGCACGATTCTTCATCTTCCGGCGGTCATGAGGCTGCTCGACGACTGTGAGAAGGTCTTCGAGACGTTAGAGGGGAACGCGACACTGGCCTGCATGGAGCCGTACTTGGAGGTCGAGATCAGGTCGACTGGCTCGGGCCATCTCGCGGTCGGTATCTCGATCACACCTGATCATCTGACGCAATCCCATTCGTACATTGACGAACTCGACCAAACCTTCCTGCCCGCGATCATCGCAGGCTGCCGTTCTAGCCTCGCGAAGTATCCCATTCGGGGAGTGGCTCCGTCGGCGTCTAACCGGTGTTGCAGACGGACGATCACCTCGGTCGCTTCGCCTCAACGAGCCCACCGTAACCCACGCTCAAGGCGTGAGCCGGTCGTTCCATTCTGACTAGACCGCAGGAAACACGTCCGCGCGCAAGGAAAGGATAGGAAGAGAACATGGCTAAGCTCGTATTTGGAATGAATCAGTCCTTGGACGGGTACGTTGACCATATGGCGTTCGCGCCCAGCCCCACGCTATTTCGCTACTTCATCAAGGAAGCTCAGGGGCAGGCGGGCAGTGTATATGGCCGCCGAATGTATGAGATCATGCGTTACTGGGACGACGACCATTCTGAATGGAATGCGGAGGAGCGCGCCTTCGCGGCGGCGTGGCGAAACCAACCGAAATGGGTCGTCTCGCGCTCGTTGAAGGCGGTCGGCCCCAACGCCAAACTTGTTGAGGAAGATCTTGAGGGCGCGATCCGCGAGCTAAAGGCCGAACGCGACGGCGAGATCGAAGTTGCTGGCCCAGACTTGGCGCACAGCTTAACCAAGCTTGGCCTGATCGATGAATATCGAATCTACCTGCATCCCGTCGTCCTTGGTCACGGCAAGCCCTATTTCGCTGGCTCCCCGGCGCCGCTCCGCCTTATAGCTAGTGCACCGCCG contains these protein-coding regions:
- a CDS encoding dihydrofolate reductase family protein translates to MAKLVFGMNQSLDGYVDHMAFAPSPTLFRYFIKEAQGQAGSVYGRRMYEIMRYWDDDHSEWNAEERAFAAAWRNQPKWVVSRSLKAVGPNAKLVEEDLEGAIRELKAERDGEIEVAGPDLAHSLTKLGLIDEYRIYLHPVVLGHGKPYFAGSPAPLRLIASAPPSK